Proteins encoded in a region of the Verrucomicrobiota bacterium genome:
- a CDS encoding BlaI/MecI/CopY family transcriptional regulator, translating into MTRPASRYPTELELEILKVLWRLGPCAVRRVRDALAESGRELAYTSVMTIMGIMTKKRYLRREKDGRSYVYSPRIAEGETKQGLLGDIVDRAFDGSARAVMLSLLELGDVDEAELDDLRDLIDRSIEKRGAEQ; encoded by the coding sequence ATGACGCGACCGGCTTCGCGGTATCCGACCGAGCTTGAGCTGGAGATTCTCAAGGTGTTGTGGCGGCTGGGGCCGTGCGCGGTCCGGCGGGTGCGCGACGCGCTGGCCGAGAGTGGGCGGGAGCTGGCCTACACGTCGGTCATGACGATCATGGGCATCATGACGAAGAAGCGCTACCTGCGGCGCGAGAAGGACGGACGGAGCTACGTTTACTCGCCGCGCATCGCCGAGGGCGAGACGAAGCAGGGGCTGTTGGGCGACATTGTCGACCGGGCCTTTGATGGCTCGGCGCGGGCCGTGATGCTGAGCCTGCTCGAGTTGGGCGACGTCGACGAGGCGGAGCTTGACGACCTGCGCGATCTGATCGATCGAAGCATCGAAAAGAGGGGAGCAGAACAATGA
- a CDS encoding site-specific DNA-methyltransferase, giving the protein MQLTSRPLSVKQIEGRVSQVLGPTPTSSVRSYLRLNTPGIFVRETRGLYAVKQPGVSGVQREFSQATQWRKSVHFGRAMLFHADCFDWIEQRDSRSIHAVVTDPPYGLHEYTPEEQAKLRRGKGGVWRIPPSYDGHERAPLPRFTTLSRDQLDYLRTFFFVWARLLLPKLVPGAHVVIASNPLVSYIVSGALADAGLERRGEVIRLTMTMRGGDRPKAAHEEFPEVSVMPRSMWEPWLVYRKPVEGRVQDNLRKWGTGGFKRPRGDKPFGDVIQSAPTRKNERALAPHPSLKPQAFLRQIVRAVLPLGKGIVLDPFAGAGSTLAAAEAVGYESIGVEKDGHYFELACKAIPKLVSFRPNGSC; this is encoded by the coding sequence ATGCAGTTGACTTCCAGGCCCCTTTCGGTGAAGCAGATCGAGGGGCGAGTGTCTCAGGTGTTGGGCCCGACGCCAACCTCGTCGGTGCGGTCATACCTTCGATTGAACACGCCCGGGATATTCGTGCGCGAGACACGGGGCCTCTATGCGGTAAAACAGCCTGGGGTCAGCGGCGTTCAGCGCGAGTTCAGCCAAGCCACACAATGGCGGAAGTCCGTCCATTTCGGACGGGCGATGCTGTTTCACGCCGACTGCTTCGACTGGATCGAACAGCGCGACAGCCGCAGCATCCATGCGGTTGTGACAGATCCGCCTTACGGACTGCACGAGTACACGCCGGAGGAACAAGCGAAGCTTCGGCGGGGCAAAGGCGGCGTATGGCGAATCCCTCCATCATATGATGGCCACGAAAGGGCTCCTCTCCCAAGGTTCACCACCCTAAGTCGGGATCAGCTCGACTACCTGCGAACATTTTTCTTTGTCTGGGCTCGCCTGCTGCTGCCGAAGCTCGTGCCGGGTGCCCACGTGGTGATCGCTTCGAACCCGCTGGTTTCCTACATCGTTTCAGGCGCCTTGGCGGACGCGGGTCTCGAGCGGCGGGGAGAGGTGATTCGGCTGACGATGACGATGCGAGGCGGGGATCGGCCAAAAGCCGCCCACGAGGAGTTTCCCGAGGTCAGCGTGATGCCGCGCTCCATGTGGGAGCCGTGGCTCGTGTATCGAAAGCCCGTGGAAGGCAGGGTCCAGGACAACTTGAGGAAGTGGGGTACCGGGGGCTTCAAGCGACCCCGAGGCGACAAGCCCTTCGGCGACGTGATCCAGTCGGCGCCGACGCGGAAGAATGAACGTGCGCTGGCCCCGCATCCCAGCCTGAAACCGCAGGCGTTCCTTCGCCAGATTGTGCGAGCCGTGCTGCCTCTTGGCAAGGGGATCGTCCTGGACCCGTTTGCCGGCGCCGGTTCGACGTTGGCAGCCGCTGAGGCCGTGGGTTACGAGAGCATCGGGGTCGAGAAAGACGGCCATTACTTCGAGCTGGCGTGCAAGGCCATTCCGAAGCTCGTCAGCTTCAGGCCGAACGGGAGCTGTTAG
- a CDS encoding DUF3806 domain-containing protein — protein sequence MFWRKRKNKITEFRFVQLPGDVGRVSVPADFVVEMEDDSTLMACPRGEETITLRFSSISAVLKEPGEDGGRSFVKRSAAREGRSYSELPGGKGVESYREESERDGVSRLDHFWIVGCRNTVVIISAAVPESRLHDGVVKATLAAMPVILESLEVTKVHGIVESGDKEVFFTVQTTDPTPQSVRSFDMAEEQWLETGLNQARALGLRYGTGGELTPEELDRVFSRWMAEHEGKESGDLVASALGAAFGAFFVEQHRFRWMVVTDEYGTDYAVQHALGQTMAFPCSSVRKRIERGEPEFFQDIYLMILDQLERATEEAQGPH from the coding sequence ATGTTCTGGCGCAAGAGGAAGAACAAGATCACCGAGTTCCGCTTTGTCCAGCTTCCAGGGGATGTCGGCCGCGTCTCCGTTCCCGCCGACTTCGTCGTCGAGATGGAGGACGACTCGACCTTGATGGCTTGTCCTCGCGGCGAGGAGACGATCACGCTGAGGTTCTCGAGCATCTCTGCTGTCTTGAAAGAGCCCGGCGAAGACGGAGGCAGGAGCTTCGTGAAGCGAAGCGCCGCCCGGGAAGGACGCTCCTACTCGGAGCTACCCGGGGGCAAGGGCGTTGAATCGTACCGAGAGGAGTCTGAGCGCGACGGCGTGTCCCGGCTGGATCATTTCTGGATCGTCGGATGCAGGAACACCGTGGTCATCATCTCCGCGGCAGTTCCTGAGAGCAGGCTGCACGATGGGGTGGTGAAAGCGACTCTCGCCGCTATGCCCGTCATCCTGGAATCGCTGGAGGTGACGAAGGTCCACGGGATCGTCGAGTCCGGCGACAAGGAGGTTTTCTTCACCGTCCAGACCACTGATCCGACGCCGCAGTCCGTGAGATCGTTTGACATGGCCGAGGAGCAATGGCTAGAGACGGGCCTCAACCAGGCGAGGGCGCTGGGTCTCAGATACGGCACGGGCGGCGAGCTTACGCCCGAAGAACTGGACCGCGTCTTCTCGAGGTGGATGGCTGAACACGAGGGGAAGGAGTCGGGGGATCTGGTCGCGAGCGCGCTCGGCGCGGCTTTCGGAGCCTTCTTCGTGGAGCAACACCGGTTCCGCTGGATGGTCGTGACCGACGAGTACGGCACGGACTACGCCGTGCAGCACGCCCTCGGGCAGACAATGGCGTTCCCCTGCTCTTCAGTACGCAAACGGATCGAGCGCGGGGAGCCGGAGTTCTTCCAGGACATCTACTTGATGATCCTCGATCAACTCGAGCGCGCTACCGAAGAAGCGCAAGGGCCACACTGA
- a CDS encoding metal-dependent hydrolase yields MPSPVGHGLMGVAIYSATVPRRRLFWSWGFLALCVGASLVQDLDFIIPAMFGRIDVTLWAHRSLTHTVFFAFGMALLWFGVARVIRPRSKAASLAVATVVLLCLLAHIGLDILNEDTRPPYGVEVFWPVWNRAFYLNIGLLPSVHKYTYADLVSWHNVTVALTELLVFGALVAVVLALRLGIGQLKERRSVKSSTREAA; encoded by the coding sequence ATGCCTTCACCGGTTGGACATGGCTTGATGGGCGTGGCGATCTACAGCGCCACGGTGCCGCGGCGGCGCCTGTTCTGGTCGTGGGGCTTTCTGGCGCTGTGCGTTGGCGCGAGCCTCGTGCAGGACCTCGACTTTATCATCCCGGCGATGTTTGGGCGGATTGATGTAACGCTCTGGGCCCACCGGTCGCTGACGCACACGGTGTTCTTCGCGTTCGGGATGGCGCTGCTATGGTTCGGGGTCGCGCGCGTCATCCGGCCCAGGTCGAAGGCGGCTAGTCTCGCCGTGGCGACCGTGGTGCTGCTCTGCCTCTTGGCGCACATCGGGCTCGACATCCTGAACGAGGACACCCGCCCGCCGTATGGCGTCGAGGTGTTCTGGCCGGTCTGGAACAGGGCGTTCTATCTGAACATCGGCCTCCTGCCCAGCGTGCACAAGTACACCTACGCCGACCTTGTCAGTTGGCACAACGTCACCGTCGCGCTGACCGAGCTGCTCGTCTTCGGCGCGCTTGTCGCCGTCGTGCTGGCGTTGCGGCTCGGCATTGGGCAGCTCAAGGAGAGGCGCTCCGTCAAGAGCTCGACGCGAGAAGCAGCCTGA
- a CDS encoding rubredoxin, which produces MKKWQCTVCDYIYDPELGEPDDGIEPGTPFEQIPDDWVCPECGVGKDMFVELEDA; this is translated from the coding sequence ATGAAGAAGTGGCAGTGCACGGTCTGCGACTACATCTACGACCCGGAACTGGGCGAACCGGACGACGGCATCGAACCGGGCACGCCTTTCGAGCAGATCCCCGACGACTGGGTCTGCCCCGAGTGCGGCGTCGGCAAGGACATGTTCGTCGAGCTTGAG